The genomic stretch TCGCGGAACTGCTTCAGGAGCGCGTTCACGTCCTGCACCTCCATGCCGGCGCCCTTGGCGATGCGACGGCGGCGCGAGCCGTTGATCTGCTCCGGCGCCGCCCGCTCGAAGGGCGTCATCGACTGGATGAGCGCCTCGATGTGGCGGAAGGCGTCGTCGTCGACGTCGATGGCCTTGATTTGCTTGCCGACGCCGGGGATCATGCCCAGGAGGTCCTTCAGGGACCCCATGTTCTTGATCTTCTGGAGCTGGTCGTAGAAGTCCTGGAGGTCGAAGTCCTGCGTCCGGAACTTGCGCTGCAGCTTCTCGGCCTCCTCGGCGTCGAACTGCTCCTGCGCCTTCTCGACGAACGACACCACGTCGCCCATGCCGAGGATGCGCTGCGCCATCCGGTCGGGATAGAACTCCGTCAGCGCGTCGAGCTTCTCGCCGGTGCCGGCGAACTTGATCGGCTTCTCGACGACGCTGCGGATCGAGAGCGCGGCCCCGCCACGCGTGTCGCCGTCCAGCTTCGTCAGCACGACGCCGTCGATGTCGAGGCGGTCGTTGAACGCCTTGGCCGTGTTGACCGCGTCTTGGCCCGTCATCGCGTCGACGACGAACAGGATCTCGTCGGGCTCGGTGGCGGCCTTGATCGCGACCACCTCGTCCATCATCGCCTCGTCCACGTGCAGGCGACCGGCGGTGTCGATGATGACGGTGTCGCGGCCCATCCGCTTCGCCTCGGCGACGGCCTTGCGGGCCACGTCGACGGCATCCTTGAGCGGGACGCCGTCCTCGCCGCGGATCGAGAAGACGGGCACCTTGACCTGGGCCGCGAGCGTCTCCAGCTGGTCGACGGCCGCCGGGCGGTACACGTCGGCCGCGGCGACCATCGGGCTGCGGCCCTTCGACTTCAGGAAGTGCGCCAGCTTGCCGACGAAGGTGGTCTTGCCCGCGCCCTGGAGGCCCGCCACCAGAATCACCGTCGGCGGCTTCTTGGCCTGGTTGAGGTC from Rubrivirga sp. SAORIC476 encodes the following:
- the ffh gene encoding signal recognition particle protein, with the translated sequence MFDTLSDKLDAALKNVKGEGRINDLNIAETMREVRRALLDADVNYQVAKDFTNKVKAHVTDEKVLQAVNPGQQFVKHVYDELVYLLGDVQVDLNQAKKPPTVILVAGLQGAGKTTFVGKLAHFLKSKGRSPMVAAADVYRPAAVDQLETLAAQVKVPVFSIRGEDGVPLKDAVDVARKAVAEAKRMGRDTVIIDTAGRLHVDEAMMDEVVAIKAATEPDEILFVVDAMTGQDAVNTAKAFNDRLDIDGVVLTKLDGDTRGGAALSIRSVVEKPIKFAGTGEKLDALTEFYPDRMAQRILGMGDVVSFVEKAQEQFDAEEAEKLQRKFRTQDFDLQDFYDQLQKIKNMGSLKDLLGMIPGVGKQIKAIDVDDDAFRHIEALIQSMTPFERAAPEQINGSRRRRIAKGAGMEVQDVNALLKQFREMKKMMKTMSKLQGKGRPVDASQLLAGR